The Glycine soja cultivar W05 chromosome 8, ASM419377v2, whole genome shotgun sequence genome has a window encoding:
- the LOC114423257 gene encoding uncharacterized protein LOC114423257 — MFSNQVHVFRSPFRVLKYPRTKTPPNTRLFLLLLHANNNNNTNAGTSPTFLCSSLSDDSFSTPKPNQLGYNPSEELFGLEELKPSTANSHTPEPRSWFGPNGQYIRELPCPSCRGRGYTPCTGTECGIERSRPDCPKCYGKGILTCHQCSGDRVIWEESIDEQPWERARSISPLKVKEDDEVDKLDIKLDVKKKSKRVYQSPPPEVGLKISRSLKSLNAKTGLFSNRMKIIHQDPKLQAQRVAAIKKAKGTVAARKHTSKIMKAYFSDPVNRQKRSMAMKGVKFYCQNCGREGHRRHYCPELNDSLVDRRFTCRLCGGKGHNRRTCRKLKISLSNGRTIKHHQCKICHQFGHNRRTCPQAVPFAVPSKRRNAASRRPYKCRLCKKEGHNIRTCPSRTVVTENPQD; from the exons atGTTTTCCAACCAGGTTCACGTGTTCCGCTCTCCATTTCGCGTTCTGAAATATCCACGCACGAAAACCCCACCCAACACGCGTCTCTTCCTTCTTCTGCTTCatgccaacaacaacaacaacacaaacGCTGGCACATCACCAACCTTCCTCTGTTCATCACTCAGTGATGACTCCTTTTCCACCCCAAAACCAAACCAG TTGGGTTACAATCCTTCAGAGGAACTGTTTGGTCTGGAGGAACTCAAGCCAAG CACGGCTAATTCTCATACACCAGAACCAAGGTCCTGGTTTGGTCCAAATGGACAGTATATCAGAGAGCTACCTTGTCCAAGTTGCCGGGGAAGGGGTTATACCCCTTGTACAGGTACAGAGTGTGGAATAGAAAGATCAAGGCCAGACTGTCCAAAATGTTATGGAAAG GGTATACTGACTTGCCACCAGTGCTCTGGAGATCGTGTTATATGGGAGGAATCAATTGATGAACAACCATGGGAGAGGGCCCGTTCTAT CTCCCCACTTAAAGTGAAGGAAGATGATGAAGTTGACAAATTAGACATAAAGCTAGATGTGAAGAAAAAATCCAAGCGTGTTTACCAGTCTCCACCTCCAGAAGTTGGATTAAAGATCAGTCGTTCATTAAAA AGTCTCAATGCCAAAACTGGTCTATTTAGCAACAGAATGAAGATTATCCACCAGGATCCCAAGCTTCAGGCACAGCGTGTGGCTGCTATCAAG AAAGCCAAGGGAACTGTTGCAGCAAGAAAGCATACTTCCAAAATTATGAAAGCTTACTTTAGTGATCCAGTAAACCGTCAGAAAAGGAGCATGGCCATGAAGG GTGTGAAATTCTACTGCCAAAACTGTGGACGTGAAGGGCATAGGAGACACTACTGTCCAGAACTCAATGATAGCTTGGTTGATCGGCGATTCACGTGTAGGCTCTGCGGGGGGAAAGGCCACAACAGAAGAACATGTAGAAAGTTAAAGATAAGCCTTAGCAATGGAAGAACAATAAAACACCATCAGTGCAAAATATGTCACCAATTCGGCCATAACCGCAGGACCTGCCCTCAAGCTGTTCCTTTTGCTGTTCCTAGTAAACGAAGGAACGCGGCCTCTCGAAGACCATACAAATGTAGGTTGTGTAAGAAGGAGGGGCATAATATTAGGACATGTCCAAGTAGGACAGTTGTTACTGAGAATCCTCAAGATTAA
- the LOC114423258 gene encoding single-stranded DNA-binding protein WHY1, chloroplastic-like isoform X1: MSNLQLQLHSPPPSSLLSSSSSPSSLYSSSSLKLFPNHPFSTKSLPFNNHKHFSLRCRHTDLFDQNTIASTPRPTRPSASVGALPPRVYVGYSIYKGKAALTLTPRPPEFMPLDSGAYKISKEGYVLLQFAPAVGTRQYDWNRKQVFSLSVSEMGSVISLGARDSYELFHDPFKGKSDEGKVRKILKVEPLPDGSGHFFNLSVQNNLVNVDESIYIPVTKAELAVLTSTFNFIMPYLLGWHTFANSIKPEDNGVNNANPRYGGDYEWNR, encoded by the exons ATGTCGAATTTGCAGTTACAGCTTCACTCTCCTCCACCATCATCCCTCttatcatcttcatcatcaccatcatcactatactcttcttcttctcttaagCTATTCCCAAACCACCCTTTTTCCACAAAGTCCCTTCCTTTCAACAATCATAAACATTTCTCCCTAAGATGCCGCCACACTGACCTCTTCGACCAGAACACCATAGCCTCCACACCACGACCAACGAGACCCTCTGCTTCAG TTGGAGCTTTGCCGCCTAGGGTTTATGTTGGTTACTCCATTTACAAAGGGAAGGCTGCGCTTACATTGACTCCTAGGCCCCCGGAATTCATGCCGCTCGAT TCAGGAGCATACAAAATATCCAAGGAAGGTTATGTGCTGCTTCAGTTTGCACCGGCGGTTGGTACGCGCCAATATGATTGGAATAGGAAGCAG GTGTTTTCCTTATCAGTGAGTGAAATGGGAAGTGTGATTAGCCTTGGTGCAAGGGACTCTTATGAACTTTTTCATGATCCTTTTAAGGGCAAAAG TGATGAAGGTAAAGTCAGAAAAATTTTGAAGGTGGAGCCTCTTCCAGATGGTTCTGGACACTTCTTTAACCTAA GTGTTCAAAACAACCTTGTGAATGTGGATGAAAGCATCTATATCCCTGTTACAAAAGCAGAGTTGGCAGTTTTGACCTCAACTTTCAAT ttTATCATGCCATACCTTCTGGGTTGGCACACCTTTGCAAACTCCATAAAGCCAGAAGATAATGGAGTGAATAATGCCAACCCAAGATATGGAGGAGACTATGAATGGAACAGATAG
- the LOC114423258 gene encoding single-stranded DNA-binding protein WHY1, chloroplastic-like isoform X2, protein MSNLQLQLHSPPPSSLLSSSSSPSSLYSSSSLKLFPNHPFSTKSLPFNNHKHFSLRCRHTDLFDQNTIASTPRPTRPSASVGALPPRVYVGYSIYKGKAALTLTPRPPEFMPLDSGAYKISKEGYVLLQFAPAVGTRQYDWNRKQVFSLSVSEMGSVISLGARDSYELFHDPFKGKSDEGKVRKILKVEPLPDGSGHFFNLIYHAIPSGLAHLCKLHKARR, encoded by the exons ATGTCGAATTTGCAGTTACAGCTTCACTCTCCTCCACCATCATCCCTCttatcatcttcatcatcaccatcatcactatactcttcttcttctcttaagCTATTCCCAAACCACCCTTTTTCCACAAAGTCCCTTCCTTTCAACAATCATAAACATTTCTCCCTAAGATGCCGCCACACTGACCTCTTCGACCAGAACACCATAGCCTCCACACCACGACCAACGAGACCCTCTGCTTCAG TTGGAGCTTTGCCGCCTAGGGTTTATGTTGGTTACTCCATTTACAAAGGGAAGGCTGCGCTTACATTGACTCCTAGGCCCCCGGAATTCATGCCGCTCGAT TCAGGAGCATACAAAATATCCAAGGAAGGTTATGTGCTGCTTCAGTTTGCACCGGCGGTTGGTACGCGCCAATATGATTGGAATAGGAAGCAG GTGTTTTCCTTATCAGTGAGTGAAATGGGAAGTGTGATTAGCCTTGGTGCAAGGGACTCTTATGAACTTTTTCATGATCCTTTTAAGGGCAAAAG TGATGAAGGTAAAGTCAGAAAAATTTTGAAGGTGGAGCCTCTTCCAGATGGTTCTGGACACTTCTTTAACCTAA ttTATCATGCCATACCTTCTGGGTTGGCACACCTTTGCAAACTCCATAAAGCCAGAAGATAA